A stretch of the Oncorhynchus clarkii lewisi isolate Uvic-CL-2024 chromosome 9, UVic_Ocla_1.0, whole genome shotgun sequence genome encodes the following:
- the LOC139416574 gene encoding msx2-interacting protein-like isoform X1, with amino-acid sequence MVRETRHLWVGNLPENVREEKIIEHFKRYGRVESVKVLPKRGSEGGVAAFVDFVDIKSAQKAHNSINKMGDRDLRTDYNEPGTIPSAVRGLDNSLSLGSRGRDVSGFTRVAGDLVYVPPALLHSREGRYERRLDGTAESRDRAYDNNAYGHHERAGSSFDRQRHYDSDYYRDTRERMLNTGSGTTSGGVGAGSAGVGGGVVGTCVSACGTGGGAGTVAGGSGGSSSVGVGYYRSHSRSPSHFDTPEPQYDTRAREPFILGSIDHRDLYQEEQGRHGDRSYHDSRSLSPHSSHSRNLSPQRFASPASWPPRSHSGTGSRSRSSSSNSVSSTSSSTSGSSDSSSSSSDDSPARSVQSAAVPAPSALALSAVDKDEPRKSFGVKVQNLPVRSTDTSLKDGLFHEFKKYGKVTSVQIHGALEERYGLVFFRQQEDQEKALGASKGKLFFGMQIEVIIWNGPGASTTETESENEYRPLDERIDEFHPKATRTLFIGNLEKTTSYHDLLNIFQRFGEIVDIDIKKVNGAPQYAFLQYCDIGSVCKAITKMDGEYLCNNRLKLGFGKSMPTTCVWLDGLASNITEQYLTRHFCRYGHVVKVVFDRPKGMALILYKNIEYAQAAVKETKGWKIGGNKIKVDFANQESQMAFYRSMQASGQDIRDFYEILSEGSDERRPQYEFAIERPFFDNNVRTPGGALIEDPRRKLPARSRESYTEWDPYQGDFYDPRYFDDPCEYRDHRDPYEQDIRKYSYLQRERERERFETDRERDHGRRTIEHSQSPSHPNRPVSPTVSPSLSERLPSDSDRRICCRSSEQSGSCSSLSPPRFDKPDKEHPDRYNKSDKPEKERSFEVERGIGGEKERRAGRKEKGEKEKGEKLRKFKLLSPSIPSPETDPELEREGSPGLRTKVSKFPPKEKEGSGKGQLDLPPCVVQLTRVKEKEGKSLGHAVLEKQKRGNDSIRLEPPSSDQNSPPFHIKPQKGDIIKHRKVPKDKNMARLVEVVENDVKMKAKIHMKAGPGFDGSNSLDVDRLAARKRRFEESMLKTDRLKRASQEVEECGRLGLRKPAEEENEGDKSLLQIGVHKKEHCKVKSERLVTVFSPKDKQESDIVSMGMGLGLSLELQSRLGEPTEDETDPLDPPCLKIEFWGSKIQRSSSLMKISDDGSLDQDAFKVQPQEDNGGQGVGLYKSRGETEERLESDIDHSQSCQKQMEQSQWLWQKLGEPDKSDKTESPQGSNTEDFERCSLLHEVGKSRQDVTHDSPSNKRKKSDSFNFDLLSAKRERHYRSSQELNEDLCRSVTAFSGSGHFSSNEVYASQLSQSVTNKETKDSPKKEDKVYSHVDSLKYSLDVTPNSLSSPNTEFPKSKTTLLGCDEELLQRWESGIKSDFLRMDMTFPSSIVKRESIRKRLVRELEPGEVQSDSDHDGENKNHSTKPNTSLSSILREREERLTDLNFSGSLEKNKFYSFALDKTITPDTKALLERAKSLSSSREDNWSFLDRDSCFASLHSRSDKEKAESAPRPIPSWYMKKKKIHTDSEGKLDAKKEDPKAEDQQRQELFASRFLHSSIFEQDSRRLQHLERKDPDPKSGFGRHLSKQDSVEGQPEPRGVDLQEPIVLFHSRFLELQQRKETSRDHFPPDIENVDVVDKSEGEVQNERQEGSSKVSEFMQKADIKSVGSSLILPISLFLPSPREILPQQEKEAVLTSSSEQTVSPIKEEKVEHNRDLSPPQSPPLVEIQPPSSIVITPLRSVLSEAEVKVEPREELCEPKVTTESNITVDHASFFDDKLPTPGASLSCFDVEASEFPCSASPKIEENMNMVKMEVQPRKPDSKDFDTPQKSEASHEVHMLVSEAEMKPAKPIRKQPKSKRAKPNVSETQILKPPETVVSEKPVTRKSERIDREKLKRSSSPRGEISSEPITKSPVHVLDPENESSLFLGRTRRRNVRSVYATPSEGEAQPPGKEVVEYSRATRKRGVDKEPVQQLQQDTLNTSTNTRRGRPSKSRRRGEDVSPVKGDTQKATEEDIDIKEPVNTGEGLRMSEGWHSPRMQKVQTAQVSSLTGTSVGRRASRVDKQSESATSTGEKSGDNTEEPEPKTKDESEEAGTLLEEAKQCLPTQKDKDLTNQIAKKLSEGDIDRIESTHVEKRQQSEKSGKVKAPRLTQNAKLVTEDKSHCLRNFEIRVSVDDVKGLLCSGEDESESFETTVKKAKPGTPDKEETRTQYLKEAAELSPEEREVLLDPEPPVDPAAALLARQMELERAVENIAKLTVEKPIQPYKEPPAEPRTPLPPVTVEMEGEKSANPASETELAAAIDSITAEDIPTDTDGFTAPPTYTALVPTPEPLVSLSADYVLEPEKHVIDPDPEMGVLIPSVKPLMPDAKASESSVSGASAQDDSPSPETLKITGKAVRAKTPKRSRGRKACINRKGETAEDVPEAETSPIKPTESIPEDMEIINSKAATATATVDVTCTMTVDTPKEAEQPAVEQPVPEESAFHASTKSPPHFKKLQLSAVAPALSSSLALKPYPTQLNVPPPHPGTMPVSPDWLPRSEESRIHATPAIQVNVVTPSAQAVTALGNQSANPPMPPDTKASDIDPSSSTLRKILMEPKYVSASNSNAIPTTVLTTTLTDIRMSENENSSDTMTAWNKHLKDRTSPLIPHPTFQKPSPLTETQQNFGEKIVHSVISSPTTSVISRIPMPYDTEEAPRISLSNRNAGLSLPKQKFGSSMNENNRYHGVDAAEDLNSRGWSVVESTPYNTDSSHGLRVNTSQGVVVLSYSGQKTEGPQRISAKISQIPPASAVDIEFQQSVSKSQIKQEPLTPSQPSTPKGPLTPTGYGHPGVLLTGQSYNFQPVISTIKQESPGSDKSESSYHTGLQGSTVMMIQPKMVQQPVTSPQVLMYKKGLGVESIPMLADMAKAHQTSNLSPIMNPHHPSLTGNRMSPSPSTPTDQSVPHLKQEPYSPRTTGHSPFAKVCPPSNSMSPHGSSMVLHPGMPEMSLYISSMHHPHPEQSVIMTPVSHSVTQSVSMGRLSHGEVRMNTPHLSGMNYGRRTDFLPSSHTGPPQRSNMPAVIRDMVVQSHVGPTRGASDCSVEEDIRHYHQGLCRSSTPQLQSDVMMMQAEKRRGLHHAGLCLDQYSMASRDIRDIRDMRILMHHQLGEHAIAEGRQSRTPEARATSISNISAASNSPLVGKGMTQMGKETPKPLEANMSHPPHTESSRIMGVHSSVPVMVSPHHHPQGVQLIHPGGAGSFPVYRDMRGFHSQFSSHSSMGFNLASRGITPSQDADLSHRGMLSQSLSAGSLGGGCETKSDNSHLRHTTSMDLSHMPRIQRDTISPSYTSPMSLSHKQELVLQKGPPVFMSSPPAAPLSGSSELRPEGKLGHSGYRSVDMVQLLTTYPIVWQGLMALKSDSVAVQLHFVSGNNVLAHHSLPPLEGGAPLRIAQRMRLEASQLEGVARRMMVENDYCLLLALPCGRDQEDVHSQTLLLKGGFITYLQKKQAAGIINVPNPGSNQPAYVVQIFPPCEFSESHLCRLAPDLLNSISSISPHLMIVIASV; translated from the exons CAGTGATTCCAGCAGTAGTTCGAGTGATGACTCCCCAGCACGTTCAGTTCAGTCTGCTGCCGTCCCTGCACCTTCAGCTCTGGCTTTATCTGCCGTTGACAAGGATGAGCCTCGAAAAAGTTTTGGTGTCAAGGTTCAGAATCTTCCTGTGCGTTCTACAG ATACAAGTCTGAAGGATGGCCTGTTCCATGAGTTCAAGAAGTATGGGAAGGTGACTTCTGTGCAAATCCATGGAGCTTTAGAGGAGCGCTATGGACTTGTGTTCTTTCGCCAGCAAGAGGACCAGGAGAAGGCCCTTGGCGCATCAAAGGGGAAGCTGTTTTTTGGCATGCAAATTGAGGTCATCATCTGGAATGGCCCTGGTGCGTCCACAACTG AGACTGAAAGCGAGAATGAGTACCGGCCTCTGGATGAGAGGATAGACGAATTTCACCCCAAAGCCACACGAACTCTGTTTATTGGCAACCTGGAAAAGACCACCAGCTACCATGACCTTCTCAATATCTTTCAGCGTTTTGGGGAGATAGTG GATATTGACATCAAGAAAGTTAATGGTGCCCCTCAGTATGCCTTTCTACAGTACTGTGACATTGGCAGTGTTTGTAAGGCCATAACGAAGATGGATGGAGAGTACCTCTGCAACAATAGGCTAAAG CTGGGATTTGGAAAAAGCATGCCCACAACTTGTGTTTGGTTGGATGGTTTAGCCTCCAACATCACAGAGCAGTATCTCACTCGTCATTTCTGTCGTTATGGGCATGTTGTCAAG GTTGTATTTGACAGACCCAAAGGAATGGCCCTTATCCTGTATAAAAACATTGAATATGCACAGGCCGCTGTCAAAGAGACCAAGGGTTGGAAGATTGGTGGCAACAAAATTAAG GTGGACTTTGCCAATCAGGAAAGTCAGATGGCTTTCTATCGCTCAATGCAGGCATCTGGGCAGGACATTCGCGACTTCTATGAAATCCTATCTGAAGGAAG tgaTGAACGCAGGCCTCAATATGAGTTTGCAATTGAACGGCCATTCTTTGACAACAATGTGCGAACACCTGGAGGAGCCTTAATAGAAGACCCCCGTCGCAAGTTACCTGCCAGGAGCCGCGAGTCCTACACTGAATGGGACCCATACCAGGGAGATTTCTATGACCCACGTTACTTTGATGACCCGTGTGAATACAGAGATCACAGAGACCCCTATGAGCAGGACATCCGCAAATACAGTTACTTGCAGAGGGAGCGTGAGAGGGAGCGCTTTGAAACAGACCGTGAACGTGACCATGGGCGGAGGACAATTGAACACAGCCAGAGCCCTTCTCACCCTAATCGCCCTGTCAGTCCTAcagtgtccccctctctctctgagcgTCTACCAAGTGACTCTGATCGCCGCATTTGCTGTAGATCCTCAGAGCAAAGTGGCAGCTGCAGTTCACTCTCACCTCCAAGATTTGACAAGCCTGACAAGGAACACCCTGACCGGTATAATAAGAGTGATAAGCCAGAGAAGGAGAGATCCTTTGAAGTTGAACGTGGTATTGGCGGTGAAAAGGAAAGGCGGGCCGGGCGCAAGGAGAAGGGTGAAAAGGAGAAAGGCGAAAAGCTGAGGAAATTTAAGTTGCTATCTCCCAGTATTCCATCGCCTGAGACGGACCCTGAACTTGAAAGAGAAGGTAGTCCAGGCCTTCGAACCAAAGTCAGCAAGTTTCCTCCTAAGGAAAAAGAAGGCTCGGGCAAAGGACAGCTAGACCTACCACCTTGTGTGGTGCAGCTAACGCGTGtgaaggagaaggaaggaaaaTCGCTTGGTCATGCTGTCCTAGAAAAACAAAAACGTGGGAATGACAGTATTCGGCTTGAACCACCCTCAAGTGACCAGAACAGTCCTCCCTTTCACATAAAGCCTCAAAAAGGAGATATAATCAAGCATAGAAAGGTGCCCAAAGACAAAAACATGGCAAGACTGGTTGAAGTTGTAGAAAATGATGTTAAAATGAAAGCCAAAATACATATGAAAGCTGGCCCTGGGTTTGATGGTTCTAACTCTTTAGATGTTGACCGTCTAGCTGCACGAAAGAGGCGTTTTGAAGAATCCATGCTGAAGACCGATCGACTGAAGAGGGCCAGTCAGGAAGTGGAAGAGTGTGGTAGATTGGGACTCAGGAAGCCAGCTGAGGAGGAGAATGAGGGTGACAAGAGCCTATTGCAAATAGGGGTTCATAAGAAAGAGCATTGCAAGGTTAAATCTGAGAGACTTGTTACTGTTTTCAGTCCTAAAGATAAACAAGAGTCTGATATTGTCTCCATGGGAATGGGCCTTGGACTCAGTTTGGAACTTCAGTCACGACTTGGAGAGCCAACAGAAGATGAAACCGATCCATTAGACCCACCCTGTCTGAAAATTGAGTTTTGGGGATCAAAAATCCAGAGGAGTTCAAGTCTCATGAAAATCTCTGATGATGGGAGTCTTGACCAAGACGCATTCAAGGTACAGCCGCAAGAAGACAATGGTGGGCAGGGTGTAGGACTATACAAAAGCAGAGGGGAGACTGAGGAACGACTTGAGTCTGACATTGACCACTCTCAGAGCTGCCAAAAACAAATGGAACAGAGCCAATGGCTTTGGCAGAAGCTAGGAGAGCCTGACAAATCAGATAAAACTGAAAGCCCACAAGGCAGCAACACAGAGGACTTTGAACGTTGCAGTCTGTTGCATGAGGTAGGAAAATCACGTCAAGATGTCACACATGATTCTCCATCTAACAAACGTAAGAAATCTGATAGTTTTAACTTTGACTTGCTAAGTGCTAAGAGAGAACGACACTACAGGTCTTCCCAGGAATTAAATGAAGACCTTTGCCGGAGTGTCACAGCCTTTTCTGGCTCTGGTCACTTTTCCTCAAATGAAGTGTATGCTTCCCAGTTATCACAATCAGTTACCAATAAAGAGACTAAAGACTCTCCTAAAAAAGAGGACAAAGTCTACTCGCATGTAGATTCATTGAAATACAGCTTGGACGTGACACCCAATAGTCTCAGTTCCCCGAACACAGAATTTCCTAAGTCTAAGACAACATTGCTTGGGTGTGATGAGGAGCTACTTCAACGATGGGAGAGCGGAATCAAATCTGACTTCCTCAGAATGGACATGACCTTCCCCAGTAGCATTGTGAAACGTGAAAGCATTCGCAAACGTCTTGTGCGTGAACTAGAGCCTGGAGAAGTACAGTCAGATTCAGATCATGATGGGGAGAACAAAAACCACTCCACTAAGCCCAACACTTCACTGTCCTCTATCCTCAGGGAACGTGAAGAAAGGTTGACAGACCTGAATTTCTCAGGCTCCCTGGAGAAGAATAAGTTTTATTCTTTTGCATTAGACAAGACTATAACTCCAGACACAAAAGCACTTCTTGAGCGAGCCAAGTCATTGTCTTCCTCAAGGGAGGATAATTGGTCCTTTCTTGACAGAGACTCTTGCTTTGCAAGTCTTCACAGTAGATCAGACAAAGAAAAGGCAGAGTCTGCACCACGACCTATCCCGTCTTGgtacatgaagaagaagaagattcaTACTGACTCTGAAGGTAAACTGGATGCCAAAAAGGAGGACCCCAAAGCAGAGGATCAGCAACGGCAGGAGCTGTTTGCCTCTCGTTTTCTTCATAGTTCAATCTTTGAGCAAGATTCACGGCGATTGCAACATCTTGAGCGCAAAGATCCAGATCCTAAGTCGGGATTTGGTAGACATCTTTCCAAACAGGATTCTGTCGAAGGACAACCTGAGCCAAGAGGAGTGGACCTTCAAGAGCCCATAGTGCTTTTTCATAGCCGCTTTCTAGAGCTTCAACAACGGAAAGAGACCTCAAGGGACCACTTTCCACCAGACATTGAAAACGTTGATGTGGTTGATAAGAGTGAAGGAGAAGTTCAGAATGAACGACAAGAAGGGTCTTCCAAAGTTTCAGAGTTCATGCAGAAGGCTGATATTAAATCAGTCGGCTCTTCTCTCATCCTACCAATTTCATTGTTTCTTCCTTCACCCAGAGAGATATTGCCACAGCAGGAGAAAGAGGCTGTTTTAACTTCCTCATCTGAACAGACTGTCTCACCAATTAAAGAGGAAAAAGTGGAACATAATCGTGATTTGTCCCCACCCCAATCTCCTCCACTAGTAGAGATCCAACCACCATCCTCGATTGTAATCACACCCCTACGGTCTGTTCTTTCAGAGGCTGAGGTTAAAGttgaacctagagaggaactatgTGAACCCAAAGTTACAACTGAGAGCAATATTACAGTGGATCATGCGTCTTTCTTTGATGATAAGCTTCCCACTCCTGGTGCCTCATTAAGTTGTTTTGATGTAGAGGCTTCCGAATTCCCTTGCTCTGCTTCCCCTAAGATTGAAGAGAATATGAACATGGTAAAGATGGAGGTCCAACCACGGAAACCAGATTCTAAGGACTTTGATACACCTCAGAAATCTGAAGCTTCCCATGAGGTTCACATGCTAGTTTCAGAGGCTGAAATGAAACCAGCAAAGCCAATTCGCAAACAACCCAAGAGTAAAAGGGCTAAGCCAAATGTGTCCGAAACACAAATCCTGAAACCCCCCGAAACAGTTGTCTCTGAGAAACCAGTTACCCGAAAGAGTGAGCGAATTGACAGAGAGAAATTGAAAAGGTCTTCATCTCCACGAGGAGAAATATCATCAGAGCCTATAACCAAGTCACCAGTTCATGTCCTTGACCCTGAGAATGAATCAAGCCTATTCCTCGGAAGGACTAGACGCCGAAATGTTCGGTCTGTTTATGCCACACCATCTGAAGGGGAGGCCCAGCCACCAGGTAAAGAGGTGGTGGAGTATTCTCGCGCCACACGTAAACGTGGTGTTGACAAAGAACCAGTGCAGCAGCTGCAGCAGGACACATTGAACACATCTACTAACACAAGGCGAGGTCGCCCATCCAAGTCACGCAGGCGAGGGGAAGATGTGTCACCAGTGAAAGGAGACACACAGAAAGCAACCGAGGAAGACATTGATATCAAAGAGCCTGTGAACACTGGAGAGGGTTTAAGAATGTCTGAGGGGTGGCATTCACCCCGTATGCAGAAAGTGCAGACCGCTCAAGTGTCTTCACTTACTGGAACCTCTGTTGGCAGGAGAGCAAGTAGAGTAGACAAACAATCTGAGAGTGCAACATCAACAGGAGAGAAGTCGGGTGATAATACTGAAGAGCCTGAGCCCAAAACAAAAGATGAGTCTGAAGAAGCAGGGACATTATTAGAGGAAGCAAAGCAATGCTTGCCAACACAAAAAGACAAAGATCTAACTAATCAAATTGCAAAAAAGTTATCTGAAGGGGACATTGACAGGATAGAATCTACTCATGTAGAGAAAAGACAACAATCTGAAAAGAGTGGGAAAGTAAAAGCACCAAGGTTGACACAAAATGCCAAATTGGTGACAGAGGATAAATCGCATTGCTTGAGAAACTTTGAGATTCGTGTAAGCGTAGATGATGTGAAAGGGTTGCTTTGCTCTGGGGAGGATGAGTCTGAATCTTTTGAGACCACTGTTAAAAAGGCCAAACCAGGAACACCAGATAAAGAAGAAACAAGGACTCAGTATCTGAAAGAAGCAGCAGAACTCAGCCCAGAGGAAAGGGAAGTTCTATTAGACCCTGAACCACCGGTGGACCCAGCAGCCGCTCTTTTGGCACGTCAGATGGAACTGGAACGGGCAGTGGAGAATATTGCCAAACTTACAGTTGAGAAACCTATTCAACCCTATAAGGAACCACCTGCAGAGCCACGTACCCCACTGCCCCCTGTCACTGTAGAAATGGAGGGGGAGAAGTCTGCTAATCCTGCCAGTGAAACCGAACTGGCTGCTGCCATTGATTCCATTACTGCTGAAGACATACCTACTGATACAGATGGGTTCACAGCTCCTCCCACTTACACTGCACTTGTTCCTACCCCAGAGCCCCTGGTCTCCCTCTCTGCCGATTATGTTTTGGAACCAGAAAAACACGTTATTGACCCAGACCCAGAGATGGGAGTTCTGATTCCCAGTGTCAAGCCCTTGATGCCAGATGCTAAAGCCTCTGAATCATCTGTTTCTGGGGCCTCTGCCCAAGATGATTCCCCTTCACCAGAAACACTCAAGATAACAGGGAAAGCAGTCAGAGCTAAGACTCCAAAGAGGTCCAGGGGACGGAAGGCTTGTATCAACAGGAAGGGAGAGACTGCTGAAGATGTACCAGAAGCTGAGACCTCCCCTATCAAGCCAACAGAGTCCATTCCTGAAGACATGGAAATAATCAACTCTAAGGCAGCTACTGCTACAGCAACAGTGGATGTCACATGCACCATGACTGTGGACACCCCTAAGGAGGCAGAACAACCTGCTGTGGAACAACCCGTACCTGAAGAATCTGCCTTTCACGCTAGCACCAAGAGTCCTCCTCATTTCAAAAAGTTACAACTATCAGCAGTAGCCCCTGCTCTTTCTTCATCCCTTGCGCTCAAACCATATCCAACCCAATTGAATGTCCCTCCACCCCACCCCGGCACAATGCCTGTTTCACCAGACTGGCTTCCCAGATCTGAAGAAAGTAGAATTCATGCTACTCCTGCAATTCAAGTTAATGTAGTCACTCCCTCTGCACAAGCAGTAACTGCACTTGGGAACCAGTCAGCAAATCCACCCATGCCTCCTGATACTAAGGCATCGGATATTGACCCTAGCTCCAGCACTCTAAGAAAGATCCTCATGGAGCCCAAATATGTATCAGCATCAAACAGCAATGCCATCCCTACTACAGTCTTAACGACAACGCTGACAGACATTCGCATGTCAGAGAATGAGAACTCGTCTGACACAATGACCGCTTGGAACAAGCATCTTAAAGACAGAACCTCGCCTTTGATACCACATCCCACTTTTCAAAAACCTTCCCCGCTCACAGAGACCCAGCAGAACTTTGGAGAGAAGATAGTCCATTCAGTAATTTCTTCGCCTACTACCTCTGTCATCAGCCGGATTCCAATGCCCTATGATACTGAGGAAGCACCTCGAATCTCCCTAAGTAACCGTAATGCTGGCCTATCTTTACCCAAACAGAAATTCGGATCAAGTATGAACGAGAACAATCGTTACCATGGAGTGGATGCGGCAGAGGATTTGAACAGCAGAGGATGGTCTGTAGTTGAGAGCACACCCTACAACACAGACTCCAGTCATGGCCTCAGGGTGAATACATCACAGGGTGTGGTAGTACTAAGTTACTCAGGGCAAAAAACAGAGGGACCTCAACGGATCAGCGCCAAAATTAGCCAGATCCCACCAGCCAGTGCAGTTGACATAGAGTTCCAGCAGTCTGTCTCTAAATCTCAGATTAAGCAAGAACCGCTTACTCCATCCCAGCCTTCCACCCCCAAGGGACCCCTGACACCCACAGGGTACGGACACCCTGGGGTACTCTTAACTGGCCAGTCATACAATTTTCAGCCTGTCATCTCCACTATTAAGCAGGAGAGTCCTGGTTCTGACAAGTCAGAGTCGTCATATCACACTGGACTTCAGGGTAGCACAGTAATGATGATTCAACCAAAGATGGTTCAACAACCGGTTACAAGTCCTCAAGTATTGATGTACAAAAAAGGGCTTGGAGTAGAATCTATACCAATGCTGGCGGATATGGCAAAGGCACACCAGACATCCAACCTCAGTCCAATCATGAATCCACATCACCCATCTTTGACTGGAAACCGTATGAGTCCTAGTCCCAGTACCCCAACTGATCAGTCAGTCCCACACCTCAAGCAAGAGCCCTACTCCCCTCGAACAACAGGCCACTCACCTTTTGCCAAAGTTTGCCCTCCCAGCAACTCAATGTCCCCCCATGGCAGCTCTATGGTTTTGCATCCTGGTATGCCTGAGATGTCTCTGTACATCTCCAGTATGCACCACCCCCACCCAGAGCAGTCTGTTATCATGACCCCAGTGTCGCATAGCGTCACCCAGTCAGTGTCTATGGGTCGCCTCTCTCACGGCGAGGTCAGGATGAACACCCCACACCTTTCTGGAATGAATTACGGAAGACGGACGGATTTCCTACCATCTTCCCACACTGGGCCCCCTCAGCGCTCCAACATGCCAGCCGTGATCAGAGACATGGTGGTGCAGTCCCACGTGGGCCCCACTCGGGGAGCCTCAGACTGCAGCGTCGAGGAGGACATAAGGCACTACCACCAGGGGCTGTGCAGATCCTCTACACCCCAGCTCCAATCAGATGTGATGATGATGCAGGCAGAGAAACGGAGAGGGCTGCATCACGCAGGTCTATGTCTGGACCAGTACAGCATGGCCTCCCGAGACATCAGAGACATACGGGACATGCGCATCCTGATGCACCATCAGCTAGGAGAGCACGCCATCGCAGAGGGACGTCAGTCACGAACTCCTGAGGCAAGAGCAACCTCAATTAGCAACATCTCTGCTGCTTCCAATAGTCCCTTGGTTGGAAAAGGCATGACACAGATGGGGAAGGAGACTCCTAAACCATTGGAAGCAAATATGTCTCACCCACCTCATACCGAGAGCAGCAGGATCATGGGGGTCCATTCATCCGTCCCTGTTATGGTgtctcctcatcatcatcctcaaGGGGTTCAGCTGATTCATCCAGGCGGCGCTGGCTCCTTCCCAGTGTACAGGGATATGCGGGGCTTCCACTCCCAGTTTTCCAGTCACTCTTCGATGGGATTTAACCTGGCTTCCCGCGGCATCACACCTTCCCAG GATGCTGATCTCAGCCACAGGGGAATGCTGTCTCAGTCACTATCTGCTGGGTCACTTGGTGGAGGATGTGAAACCAAATCGGACAACTCCCACCTCCGTCACACAACCTCCATGGACCTATCCCACATGCCCCGGATACAGAGGGACACCATTTCACCCTCTTATACGtctcccatgtctctctcccacaAGCAAGAGCTAGTTCTGCAGAAGGGCCCACCAGTCTTCATGTCGAGCCCTCCAGCAGCACCCCTCTCAGGTTCCTCGGAGTTGCGCCCCGAGGGTAAACTGGGGCACTCAGGATACCGGTCCGTCGATATGGTGCAGCTTTTAACG ACATACCCCATAGTGTGGCAAGGCCTGATGGCACTGAAGAGTGACTCAGTTGCCGTGCAGCTCCACTTTGTCTCTGGCAACAATGTGCTGGCTCACCACTCACTGCCGCCCCTGGAGGGAGGTGCCCCACTCCGCATTGCACAGAGGATGAGACTGGAAGCGTCCCAGCTGGAGGGCGTGGCTCGCAGGATGATG GTGGAGAATGACTACTGCCTCTTGCTAGCTCTGCCATGTGGACGAGATCAGGAGGACGTTCACAGCCAGACTCTTCTCTTGAAAGGAGGCTTCATCACCTACCTACAGAAAAAACAGGCAGCTGGGATCATCAACGTCCCCAACCCCGGCTCTAATCAG CCGGCATATGTGGTGCAGATTTTCCCACCGTGTGAGTTCTCAGAGAGCCATCTGTGCCGGCTTGCCCCCGACCTTCTCAACAGTATCTCCAGCATCTCCCCTCACCTCATGATTGTCATTGCCTCCGTGTAA